Below is a window of Pseudomonas sp. B21-040 DNA.
CCGATTACACGGTTTTCACCGAGGGCTGCAATCAGGCTGAGGGGGAGTGATTTAGTCATGCCGGCGAGGATACCAGAGCCATCCGTACCCCGATAAGCGCCACAGCGGTTATGCTCACGACTCAATCTAAGCGACGGGATGCCGCGTGACTGAACTGAACAACCTCTGGCTGACAGAAACCATCCGCCTGCGTGAAGAACACGCCGGGCCGCTTGAGGATCTGGAAGCCAACCGACTGGCCCGCAGCGCTGGCGGCGACCTGCCGGCACGGATTCAACGTCGGGCCGTGTGGCTGGCCGAACGCGATGGTTTGGCCAATGCCCTCGTGCACTGGCTGCAAGGCGCGCGACTGGCGCTGATCGTGATGGCGGTGTTGGCCGTGGTCAGCGGCGCCGGCCTGGCGTTTGCTGCGATGGGCGACGGGCAAACCCCGGTGAATGTGTTCTGGGCCTTGGGCAGTTTGCTCGGGCTGAACCTGATTTTGCTGATCAGTTGGGCGCTGGGCCTGGTCTTCGCCGGCGAACACGGCGCCACCCTCGGGCGCTTATGGTTGTGGCTCAGTGAAAGACTCGCGCGTGATGCCAAAGCCGCACAACTGGCCCCGGCCCTGCTGCTGCTATTGCAGCGACAAAAACTCAATCGCTGGGCCCTCGGTATTCTGGTCAACGGCCTGTGGCTGCTGGCGATGCTCAGCGCCCTGGCGATTCTACTGACGTTGATGGCCACCCGACGCTACGGCTTCGTCTGGGAAACCACCATCCTGAGCGGCGACACCTTCGTCGCCATGACTCAGGCCCTCGGCGCGCTGCCAGCCTTGATCGGTTTCAGCGTGCCCAGCGTGGAGATGATTCGCGCCAGCGGCGATGCCGCGCTGAACATCGAAAGCGCTCGGCAAGCCTGGGCCGCCTGGCTGGTGGGTGTGCTGCTGGTGTACGGCGTGTTGCCGCGCTTACTGCTGATGCTGTTTTGCCGATGGCGCTGGAAAACCGGCCAGGCGAAATTGCACCTGGATTTGAACCTGCCCGGTTATGCCCAACTGCGCGAACGCTTGATGCCCACCAGCGAGCGCCTGGGTATCAGCGATGCCGCGCCGGCGCAACTTCATCGCGTGCAAAGCGGTGTCACGGATCAGCAAAGCGACGGCGCCCTGCTGGTGGCCATCGAACTCGATGACCAACGCGAGTGGCCACCGCACCTGCCGAAAACCGTGGGCAACGCCGGCATACTCGACAGCCGTGAATCGCGCCACAAACTCCTCGAACAACTGAGCCGCTTTCCGCCCGCGCGGTTGCTGATTGCCTGCGACCCACGGCGCTCGCCGGACCGTGGCAGCCTGGCGCTGATCGCCGAACTGGCGCGCAATGCGGCCGCCACCCGCGTCTGGCTGCTGCAAGCGCCGCCCGGCGAAGCGCTGGATGCCGAACGGCTGGGGGACTGGCATGTCGCCTTGCAGCAATTGGAGCTGCCGTTCGCCGATTGCGCGCCGTTGAACTGGCTGGAGAGCGGTCATGACTAACGCCTGGAAGGCACCGTTGAAACTGGCCGTGGTCGGCCACACCAACGTCGGCAAAACCTCATTGCTGCGAACCCTGACCCGTGATGTCGGCTTCGGCGAAGTGTCCCATCGCCCCAGCACCACGCGCCATGTCGAAGGCGCGAGGTTGTCGGTGGACGGCGAGCCGCTGCTCGACCTCTACGACACGCCCGGCCTGGAAGACGCCATCGCCCTGCTCGACTACCTCGAACGGCTGGAACGTCCCGGCGAACGCCTCGACGGCCCGGCCCGCCTGGCGCGGTTCCTTGAGGGCAGCGAAGCCCGGCAGCGCTTTGAGCAGGAAGCCAAAGTGTTGCGCCAACTGCTCACCTGCGACGCCGGCCTCTACGTGATCGACGCCCGCGAGCCGGTGTTGGCCAAGTACCGCGATGAACTGGAAGTGTTGGCCAGCTGTGGCAAACCGTTGCTGCCGGTGCTGAATTTCGTCAGCAGTGCCAACCATCGCGAACCGGCCTGGCGTGAAGCGTTGGCGCGCCTGGGCTTGCATGCCTTGGTGCGTTTCGACAGCGTCGCGCCGCCAGAGGATGGTGAGCGTCGACTCTATGAAAGCCTCGCCCTCCTGCTGGAAAGCTCCCGTGAGCAACTGGAGCGCTTGATCGCCGATCAACAGGCCCAACGCCTCGCCCGTCAGCAAAGCGCAGTGCGGTTGATTGCCGAATTGCTGATTGATTGCGCCGCGTGCCGGCGCAGCGTTGCCAGCGACGCGGCGCAAGAACAACAGGCCATTGGTGAACTGCACAAAGCCGTGCGCCAGCGCGAACAACGTTGCGTTGAAGCACTGCTCAAGCTGTACGCCTTCCGCCCACAGGACGCGGCGGCCAGTGACTTGCCGCTGCTCGATGGGCGCTGGGGCGATGACTTGTTCAACCCCGAAACCCTCAAGCAACTCGGCGTAAGGGTCGGCGGTGGAATCGCGGCCGGTGCGGCCGCGGGCGCCGGGGTCGATTTGCTGGTGGGCGGCATTACCCTGGGTGCGGCAGCCTTGGCCGGAGCGATCGCCGGTGGCGCGCTGCAAACCGCGCGAAGCTATGGCAGCCGTTTGCTGGGCAAAATCAAAGGCCAGCGAGAGCTGACCGTCGATGACAGCGTATTGCGGTTATTGGCGTTGCGTCAGCGGCAACTGCTACAGGCGCTGAATCAGCGCGGGCATGCCGCGATGGACAGCATTCACGTGGCCACGCCCCAGGACAAGACCTGGCGCGAAGGCAAATTGCCCGAAGCACTGAACAAGGCACGGGCGTATCCGCAATGGTCGTCGCTTAATCCGCAGGCGAAATTGAATCAGGCCGAGCGCCAGGAGCAAATTGAGGTGTTGGCGCAACAGCTTTAAGCGGGGCAGCCTTCACACCGCCAACAGTCGCGCCGCTTTTTCCTTCAAGACCCCAAGGTCGATCACTGGCACCTGCATTTCCTTCGCCAGCTCATCCCACTGGCGCATGCGCAAACTGACTTCGCACAACGGGTCTTGCTCGAAGGCGTCAGCCTCGGCCGGTGTCATCACCCCGCCCTGGTATTCCAGGGTGCGGCGGCTGGCTTCGCTC
It encodes the following:
- a CDS encoding DUF2868 domain-containing protein, whose translation is MTELNNLWLTETIRLREEHAGPLEDLEANRLARSAGGDLPARIQRRAVWLAERDGLANALVHWLQGARLALIVMAVLAVVSGAGLAFAAMGDGQTPVNVFWALGSLLGLNLILLISWALGLVFAGEHGATLGRLWLWLSERLARDAKAAQLAPALLLLLQRQKLNRWALGILVNGLWLLAMLSALAILLTLMATRRYGFVWETTILSGDTFVAMTQALGALPALIGFSVPSVEMIRASGDAALNIESARQAWAAWLVGVLLVYGVLPRLLLMLFCRWRWKTGQAKLHLDLNLPGYAQLRERLMPTSERLGISDAAPAQLHRVQSGVTDQQSDGALLVAIELDDQREWPPHLPKTVGNAGILDSRESRHKLLEQLSRFPPARLLIACDPRRSPDRGSLALIAELARNAAATRVWLLQAPPGEALDAERLGDWHVALQQLELPFADCAPLNWLESGHD
- a CDS encoding GTPase/DUF3482 domain-containing protein — encoded protein: MTNAWKAPLKLAVVGHTNVGKTSLLRTLTRDVGFGEVSHRPSTTRHVEGARLSVDGEPLLDLYDTPGLEDAIALLDYLERLERPGERLDGPARLARFLEGSEARQRFEQEAKVLRQLLTCDAGLYVIDAREPVLAKYRDELEVLASCGKPLLPVLNFVSSANHREPAWREALARLGLHALVRFDSVAPPEDGERRLYESLALLLESSREQLERLIADQQAQRLARQQSAVRLIAELLIDCAACRRSVASDAAQEQQAIGELHKAVRQREQRCVEALLKLYAFRPQDAAASDLPLLDGRWGDDLFNPETLKQLGVRVGGGIAAGAAAGAGVDLLVGGITLGAAALAGAIAGGALQTARSYGSRLLGKIKGQRELTVDDSVLRLLALRQRQLLQALNQRGHAAMDSIHVATPQDKTWREGKLPEALNKARAYPQWSSLNPQAKLNQAERQEQIEVLAQQL